In one Pseudomonas fitomaticsae genomic region, the following are encoded:
- a CDS encoding ABC transporter substrate-binding protein has product MRYAMSRKMPTFGQWLAGLCLFLTAWLHGMAVQAADILLTGAEESPGVQSFVQALSELRPTDRVHFQPLASLPAPGKLPSSLRLILLDLPSLDWRMQESQGPATLVLRISRLQARQRFGDTQPPHLSLLWADPPLSRQLQLIRRILPQAWRVGVLFDQHSEFLLKELQSAAQPLNLQIVPQRWDNTHDSRPLQTVLKSSDVLLGLDDPDLYNPKTAKNLLLSSYSRQLALVGPNVAFVRAGSLASTYSDQNDWLAVLDELLDRSPATWPRTLYPGRFKVSSNAQVARSLGIEPMNEVSVAAELAEGERRP; this is encoded by the coding sequence ATGCGTTACGCCATGTCACGGAAGATGCCAACGTTCGGCCAATGGCTGGCCGGGCTTTGTCTGTTCCTGACAGCATGGCTGCATGGCATGGCGGTGCAGGCGGCCGATATATTGCTGACCGGTGCCGAGGAAAGCCCCGGCGTGCAGTCCTTCGTTCAGGCCCTGAGCGAACTGCGTCCCACCGACCGCGTACATTTCCAGCCCTTGGCCAGCCTGCCGGCGCCGGGCAAATTGCCGTCGAGCCTGCGCCTGATCCTGCTCGATCTGCCGAGTCTCGATTGGCGCATGCAGGAAAGCCAAGGCCCGGCGACGTTGGTGCTGCGCATCAGCCGCCTGCAGGCCCGGCAACGCTTCGGCGACACGCAACCGCCCCACTTGAGCCTGCTCTGGGCCGATCCGCCGCTGAGTCGTCAGTTGCAACTGATCCGCCGGATCCTGCCCCAGGCCTGGCGAGTCGGCGTGCTGTTCGATCAGCACAGCGAGTTCCTGCTCAAGGAACTGCAATCGGCGGCCCAGCCACTGAATCTGCAAATCGTCCCGCAGCGTTGGGACAACACCCACGACAGCCGACCCTTACAGACCGTGCTGAAAAGCAGCGACGTGCTGCTGGGCCTCGACGACCCTGACCTGTACAACCCGAAAACCGCGAAGAACCTGTTGCTCAGCAGTTACTCTCGGCAACTGGCGTTGGTCGGGCCGAATGTCGCGTTCGTTCGCGCCGGCAGTCTGGCCAGTACCTACAGCGATCAGAACGACTGGCTGGCCGTCCTCGACGAACTGCTGGACCGGTCACCGGCCACCTGGCCGCGCACGCTCTATCCCGGGCGTTTTAAAGTCTCAAGTAATGCGCAGGTGGCTCGTTCCTTAGGGATAGAACCGATGAATGAAGTGTCTGTCGCCGCAGAGCTGGCCGAAGGAGAGCGCCGCCCATGA